From the Lysinibacillus fusiformis genome, the window TATCTAACTATCAACCATTCTAACTATAAATTTAATCGAAGGCAAGAACTTTTATTTCCACAAATTTCTTCAAAATAAAGCCACTACTTTTTTAGTGCAGACGCATTACCTTAATTATTATAACCTACAATAATTATCCCCGCATATTGTGACAATTTTATGTACTTTAAAATAGTAATTACATAGTTTCAAAATAACATAATCACTACCTTAATAATAAAAACAAAATATCAGTTATTTACTATTCAATAGATCATCAAAATAGAACTGTTTTCCAAAGAATATATTTTACTTTCATAGTAAAATATTTTTCAAACCTTATTAAATTAAATATTCTACTACAAAACAACATTTCACACCTTCTTTGACCCCTTAACTTTTTTGTAAAATAATAACATGAATAAAATTAACAATTTTAATAAAAATACGAGTTGAACTTTAACAAAAAATAGAATACGATGAATTGCGAAAGGTGGTTCACCATCATTCAAGCAATAATAATTTTTTAAAAGGGGTTGGAAATATGTCAGACGTTCTAAAGCAATTTGTTATGCCGAAAACAAACTTATTTGGACCTGGAGCAATTCAAGAAGTTGGTAAGCGCTTAAATGATTTAGAAGTGAAAAAGACATTAATCGTAACAGATGAGGGCCTACACAAATTAGGTCTCTCAGAACAAATTGCAAATATCATTACAGCTGCTGGAATTGATGTAGCAATTTTCCCTAAAGCAGAACCAAATCCAACAGATCAAAACATTGAAGATGGCATTGCAGTGTATCATGCTGAAAACTGCGATTCTATTGTTTCTCTTGGAGGAGGCAGCGCACACGATGCAGCAAAAGGTATCGGACTTATTGCTTCGAATGGTGGACGCATTCATGATTATGAAGGCGTTGATAAATCACAAAATCCACTTGTGCCATTAATTGCGATCAATACAACTGCGGGCACTGCAAGTGAAATGACTCGTTTCACCATTATTACAGATACAGCACGTAAAGTGAAAATGGCCATTGTTGATAAGCATGTAACACCATTACTGTCCATTAATGACCCTGAGCTTATGATTGGCTTACCTCCTGCTCTAACTGCGGCAACTGGTGTTGATGCATTAACACATGCCATCGAATCATTCGTTTCTACGAATGCCACACCAATTACAGATGCATGTGCTGAAAAAGTACTTCAACTGATTCCTGAATTTTTACCACGTGCCTATGCAAATGGAGCTGATATAGAAGCGCGTGAACAAATGGTATATGCTCAATTTTTAGCGGGAATGGCCTTTAATAATGCATCACTTGGCTATGTACATGCAATTGCTCATCAATTGGGCGGTTTCTATAATCTACCGCATGGCGTGTGCAATGCTATTTTATTGCCACATGTTTGCCGATTCAATGTAACAGCACGTACAGAGCGCTTTGCTCGTATCGCTGAATTATTAGGAGAAAATGTGGAAGGTTTAAGTAAGCGTGATGCCGCTGAAAAGGCTATTACAGCTATTGAGAAATTATCACAAGATTTAAATATTCCTAGTGGCTTCCGTGAATTAGGGGCAAAAGATGAGGATATTGAGATCCTAGCAAAAAATGCATTGTTAGATGTGTGTGCTGAGACGAACCCTCGTAAAGCAACACTAGAGGATATCAAACAAATCATTACAAACGCAATGGGACCTATTGTGAAAAAAGAAGAGTCACTCGAAGCAGTTGCCCTTTCTTAATCGAAGGTTTCCTATAAGTTTATGACAAAGGGTGGAGAAAACAAATGTTTTCTCCACCTTTTTTATACACACATTGTCTATCCTAGAAACTCTCGCTATACTTTTCTTAAAAAGAATAGGAGAAAACGATATGCGTTTAATTTCAATTTGTCCTAGCAATACAGAATTAGTCGCCTATTTAGGGCTGATAGACCAGCTCGTTGGCGTCGATGATTATTCGGATTGGCCAGCAACGGTTAAAGAGTTACCGCAGCTTGGGCCAGATTTATCGATTAATATGGATGCATTAGAGGCATTACAGCCTGATCTTGTCCTGGCTTCCTTGAGTGTACCCGGTATGGAAAGAAACATCGAGGCATTAAAAGAAAGAAATATTCCTCATATTATTTTTAACGCAAACTCATTAGAGGAAATTGCGCAGGATCTTATAACCCTCGGTAAGGCTTGTCAAGTGGAAGAACAAGCAAAGAACATTGCTGAAGAGTATATACATTCCATCGAAAAAATGCATTCCATTGCACAAACCATCCCGAAGAAACCTACCCTCTATTGGGAATGGTGGCCAAATCCTATTTTTACTCCTGGGAAAATAAATTGGCTAACGGAAATTAGTGCTCTTGCTGGTGGCATCAATCTATTTCAAGATGTAGAACTTGCCAGTGTTCAAACTGATTGGACAGATGTTGTTGAACGTAAGCCCGACTACATCATGATGGCTTGGGTTGGTGTAGCATTTGAGCGTATACAACCTGCTCATTTATTAAAACGTCCATATGCCAAAGAGCTACATGCCGTTCAATCGGAACAGCTTCATGTAATGGAAGAATGGCTGTATTGTCGCCCTTCTCCACGACTTATTGAAGGTGCTATAAAGCTTGCAAAAATACTGCATCCTAAAGAATATGAGCAATTAAAACCTCCGAATTTCTTATGATTAAAAAACCACATCCCCTCGTTTTTGGGAATGTGGTTTTGCTAATAGAAATTATACAAATTTCACCATATGATATTTTTTCTTACCTCGACGGACAATGCTGAATGCATCCTCTAAACGATCCTTCGCATCGAATACATAGTCTAAATCCGTCACTTTTTCACCATTTACACTAATTGCACCATTTGATACGTCCTCACGTGCTTGACGTTTTGAAGATGAAATGCCTGCTTCTACAAGAAGGTCAACAATGTTTTTGTCCTCTTTAGCCATTTCAATAGAAGGAACATCTTTAAAAGCATCCTTCATTTCTTCAGCTGAAAGTGCTTTTAGATCCCCTGAGAATAAAGCTGCTGTAATACGAATGGCTTGCTCTAATGCCTCTTGACCATGAATTAAACGAGTCATTTCTTCAGCTAGCGCTTTTTGTGCCTTACGTAAATGCGGCTCCTCCTCTACAGAGACTGCTAATGCTTCAATTTCTTCACGAGAAAGGAACGTGAAGATTTTTAAGTATTTAATGACATCTGCATCAGCAGCATTGATCCAGAATTGGTAGAACTCATATGGAGATGTTTTCTTACTATCTAGCCATACAGCACCACCTGCTGTTTTACCAAACTTTGTGCCATCTGCCTTTGTTACTAATGGAATCGTAATCCCAAAGGCTTTCGTTTCTTCCTCGTGTGTTTTACGAATAACCTCTAAACCTGTTGTAATATTACCCCATTGGTCAGAGCCACCTACTTGAATACGGCAATTGTAGTGATTGTATAAATGATTGTAATCAATACCTTGAATTAACGTATAGGCAAACTCTGTAAACGAGATTCCTGTGTCAAGACGAGAAGCAATCGTATCCTTTGCTAACATATAGTTCACGTTAATTAATTTCCCGTAATCACGTAAAAATTCAATTGTGTTTATATTACCAATCCAGTCACGATTGTTCACAAGCTGAGCACCATTGCCATCTTCCGCAAAATCAAAAATACGTTCTAATTGACTACGGATTCCTTGAACGTTTTTATCGATTTGCTCTACCGTTTGTAATTGACGCTCTTCTGAACGACCAGATGGATCACCGATCATCCCTGTCGCACCACCAACAAGTAAAATTGGACGGTGACCCGCTTTTTGGAAGCGACGAAGTGTTAACAATGGAACAATATGTCCAATATGCATGGAGTCAGCTGTTGGATCTACACCACAGTATAAAGATACTGATTGTTCATCTAATAGTTTTGCCATACCTTCCGCATCTGTTTGTTGGTAGAGCAAGCCACGCCATTCTAAATCTTGTAATAATTCGTTTGTCATGTTCATTCCTCCTAAAATGGTTGAAATTCGTTACGTGCATGGACATTTTTAAATAAAAAAAGTCCCTACACGCAAACAATTGCATGCAGGGACGTTAAGTTGCAAACTAACGCGGTACCACCCAGCTTGAAGATGTCATCCACCTTCCACTTCATTCAATCGCCTTTATCGCAGGCGCGCACGTCTAAGCTCCAAGCACGTAATTCGTCTCTACATTATGACCAGTTTTCACCAACCACCGGCTCTCTAAACAGGGAATATAGACACTACTGCAAACTCTTCATCACCAGAAAACTATAAACATAATTCTATACGATTCTTTTTCAAAGTCAATAACTATGTTCGTGCTAAAACAATATGTGCTATAATAGACAAGATTTTAGGAGGTCGATACATTGAAAGATTGGATTGAAAAAATCAATGCAAAGATCGATGAATTACTTGAACAAAAATGGATGAAGAAATTACGTATTTCAGGTAGTGTTACCTGGAACTTATTTTTACTATTTTTAGTCTTTGCATTGGTTGGTACTGTATTTGTCGGTTCAGTTGGAGCTGGTTATTTTGCTTCTCTTGTAAAAGAAGAACCGCTACGCTCAAAAGAAGAGCTACGCGATCAAATTTTTAGTTATGAAGAAACCAGTGAAATTTATTTTGCCAACGATATTTATATTGGGAAATTGCGGACAGATTTAGACCGACGTGAAACTTCGCTTAGCAATGTTGCACCAGAGGTTGTGAATGCTGTTCTGGCAACAGAAGATGAATATTTCCGAGAGCATAACGGAATTGTACCAAAAGCGGTTATTCGTGGGTTATTACAAGATGTCACAAATTCTGCTACGCAAACAGGTGGATCTACACTTACCCAGCAGCTTATTAAAAACCAAGTACTAACAAATGAAGTATCCTATGAACGTAAAGCTAAGGAAATTTTACTGGCGATGCGTTTAGAACATTTTATGACGAAGGAAGAAATATTAGAGGCTTATTTAAATATTATTCCGTATGGTCGTAACTCTTCAGGACGAAATATTGCAGGTGTTGAAACAGCTGCTGAAGGGATTTTTGGCGTAAAAGCAAAAGAATTGTCTCTTCCTCAAGCTGCGTACATAGCTGGTATTCCACAGGCACCATTTGCTTATACACCATTTACGAATACAGGTGAACTGAAAAGTGAAGAAGCTTTGAAACCAGGTATTGATCGTATGAAAACAGTACTTTATCGTATGAAAGAAGCTGGTTATATTGACGATGCGCAATATAATGAAGCGTTAAACTATGATATTGCTGCAGATTTCCGCGGACCAGAAATGCGTGCGGAGGATCGTTATCCATGGCTGACTTATGAGCTTGAAGCTCGTGCAAATGACATTATTGCTGAAAAACTAGCAAAAGATGATGGGATTGACCCAGAGCGCTTAAAGTCAGAAAAAAAATTAAAGGATAAATATACGATTTTAGCAGATCGTGATGTTCGTTCTAAGGGCTATCGCATTTACTCAACTATTAATAAAGATATGTATGATGCGATGCAAAAAGCAGCAAAGGACTTCCAGTATTATGGACATACGTATACTGGTAAAGGGAAAGACCCTGTTACTGGTGAAGAAATTGATATTGAGATGCCCGTACAGGTAGGTAGTATTTTAATAGAAAATACCACAGGTCGCATTTTAAGCTTTGTCGGTGGTCGAGACTTTAAAACAATTCAAGTAAACCACGCAACACAAGCTTACCGTTCTAACGGTTCTACAATGAAGCCATTACTTGTTTATGGTCCTGCTATAGAATATGGAGTTATTGGTGCAGGTAGCCCATTAGTTGACGTGAAATTCTCTATTGGTAAATGGAGTCCAAGCAACTATATTACAAGTGAT encodes:
- a CDS encoding iron-containing alcohol dehydrogenase, producing the protein MSDVLKQFVMPKTNLFGPGAIQEVGKRLNDLEVKKTLIVTDEGLHKLGLSEQIANIITAAGIDVAIFPKAEPNPTDQNIEDGIAVYHAENCDSIVSLGGGSAHDAAKGIGLIASNGGRIHDYEGVDKSQNPLVPLIAINTTAGTASEMTRFTIITDTARKVKMAIVDKHVTPLLSINDPELMIGLPPALTAATGVDALTHAIESFVSTNATPITDACAEKVLQLIPEFLPRAYANGADIEAREQMVYAQFLAGMAFNNASLGYVHAIAHQLGGFYNLPHGVCNAILLPHVCRFNVTARTERFARIAELLGENVEGLSKRDAAEKAITAIEKLSQDLNIPSGFRELGAKDEDIEILAKNALLDVCAETNPRKATLEDIKQIITNAMGPIVKKEESLEAVALS
- a CDS encoding cobalamin-binding protein, whose protein sequence is MRLISICPSNTELVAYLGLIDQLVGVDDYSDWPATVKELPQLGPDLSINMDALEALQPDLVLASLSVPGMERNIEALKERNIPHIIFNANSLEEIAQDLITLGKACQVEEQAKNIAEEYIHSIEKMHSIAQTIPKKPTLYWEWWPNPIFTPGKINWLTEISALAGGINLFQDVELASVQTDWTDVVERKPDYIMMAWVGVAFERIQPAHLLKRPYAKELHAVQSEQLHVMEEWLYCRPSPRLIEGAIKLAKILHPKEYEQLKPPNFL
- the tyrS gene encoding tyrosine--tRNA ligase, with the protein product MTNELLQDLEWRGLLYQQTDAEGMAKLLDEQSVSLYCGVDPTADSMHIGHIVPLLTLRRFQKAGHRPILLVGGATGMIGDPSGRSEERQLQTVEQIDKNVQGIRSQLERIFDFAEDGNGAQLVNNRDWIGNINTIEFLRDYGKLINVNYMLAKDTIASRLDTGISFTEFAYTLIQGIDYNHLYNHYNCRIQVGGSDQWGNITTGLEVIRKTHEEETKAFGITIPLVTKADGTKFGKTAGGAVWLDSKKTSPYEFYQFWINAADADVIKYLKIFTFLSREEIEALAVSVEEEPHLRKAQKALAEEMTRLIHGQEALEQAIRITAALFSGDLKALSAEEMKDAFKDVPSIEMAKEDKNIVDLLVEAGISSSKRQAREDVSNGAISVNGEKVTDLDYVFDAKDRLEDAFSIVRRGKKKYHMVKFV